Genomic window (Terriglobus sp. TAA 43):
CTCACACCTTGAAATAGGCGTGCTGGAGTGGAGCCTGCAACACACGTATGACTGGCGTGCCGGCCTCCATGCTGCGGGTAGCCTCATGATGTATGAGGAACTTGGCCCGGGACTCACGATGACGTGCCCTGCCCTTCTCATGCGCAATACTACTGACGATCCAACCTGGACAGCCGCGATTTACCACGATCATGTCACCTGGTTTCCCGGCGGCAGCTACCCGGTCTCGCAATTGTTTCGGGAGCACTATGCGGAACGTCTCGTTGCTTCCGCGAAAGGAAGCTTCCAACCCGTCGACGATCCTGCGTTATTGATCGACAAAGTCTCTACAGCGATTCCAAAAGGCTGGAATCCTGACTCCATCGATACGGTAGTGACTGCAAGCACAGACTGGAAACGAATCGTTGTGAAGGCTGTTAACTACGAAGGACGCGAGAATACAGTCCTTGTGCGATTGAAAGGCAAGAATATCCCCACATCTGCAACGGCCACACTTCATCGCATCAGTAGGGGAATAACAACAACAGCATCAATCGACCATCCTGATGCGTTCAATGCGATGACTACCAGACTGGAATATACGAAAAATCTTTCCCTTCCACTGCCTCCCTACACTGTGGCGGTACTCGAGATCCGTTCTCTCAGCTAATTCTCCATTCAATATGTCGAACGACGGTCTTCTTGGTCGTTCTCTCACATGCGATACGAATAGTATCTTCGCAATCTCGCGCGCCGATTTTCAGCAACACAAGCTTATATCGAAACGACGGCTGAGATTGATGTCGGCAACCCCCTTTCGAGTGAAAGAACGATGCATGATTGATGGCGGTCACTTTCACTAATCATGGAATTGTTCCGCGGGACGAACCGGCGAAGACTACTCACAAGGATTCACTGGATCGACAACTCTATCAAGAGTCTCGATCGATAACAGTGAAACTCAATTCATTTCGCAATCTGTGAGAGGTAGGAAACATCATGGGCATCAGAAATTACTTGCTGAACGGGCCGCTAGGATTCGGAGGGGCACCCTTAGGAAACATGTATCGAAACATCAGTGACTCCGAAGCTGAAGCAACTGTCGATGCGGCATGGAATGCGGGGACGCGTTATTTCGATACCGCCCCCTTTTACGGGGCTGGTTTATCTGAGATTCGCTTAGGGAAAGCACTCTCGAAATATAAGCGGTCCGAATACATTCTTAGCTCGAAGGTTGGCCGCATTATTTCCAACGAACTCGAAGAGGGAGTCCAAACCTTTGGCGAGAAGGGCGATCTCTTCAAATATGGACGAAAGAACAAGATCTCCTACGACTACACCGAAAAAGGCGCAATGAAGTCGATCGAAGACAGCCTCAAACGTATGGGCGTGGATCATCTTGACTTCGTATGGATTCACGATATCGCTCGAGATTTTCACGGGGACAATTGGATCGCGCAGTTTGAGACGGCCCATCGCGGTGCCATGGTTGCGTTGAGCAAGTTACGCGATCAAAAAGTCATCAAAGCTTGGGGTCTTGGAGTGAACAACGTCGAACCCTGTGAGTTGACGATCGAAATGGAGCAAATCCATCCTGATGCATTTCTCTTGGCGGGTCGATATTCCATCCTCGATCATAAGCAGGCTCTTCAGCGCTTGATGCCCGCTTGCGCAGCAAAGAAAGTAGACATCGTTGTCGGTGGACCTTATTCGTCCGGTGTCCTTGCTGGTGGAACACACTTCGAATATCTTCCGGCATCTCCAGAGATCTTGGCCAAAGTCCAAAAGATCAAACAACTTTGCGACACATTCAATATCCCCATCAAGGCTGCGGCGTTGCACTTCTCTCTGAGTCATCCGGCATCCGCCGCAGTGATTCCAGGCGCAAGTAAACCGGAGCGAATTGCAGAAGATCACGCGGCCCTAAACACAGTGGTACCGGATGATTTCTGGCACAACCTTCGCAAAGAGGAACTGGTATCGCCAGACGCTCCCCTCCCCATCGACGGCAAATAAGGAGTTCTCCATGGCTACAGCAAAAGCAACGATTGACCTCAAGGTACCGGCAGACGAAGTGTGGGCGCTGATAGGCGGCTTCGATTCGTTGCCGGATTGGCTTCCCTATATCCCCAACAGCAAAGTCACGGATGGAGGACGCGTCCGTCACCTAAACAATCCGAATGGCCAAACGATTGTAGAGCGGTTAGAGAACTACGACCTTCATGCAAGAACTTACAGCTATTCGATTGTGCAGGCGCCCTTCCCTGTTACGGGATATCTCGCGACCATCACAGTTACACCGAACGACGGCGACAAAGGATCGCGTGTGGAGTGGTCGGGACATTTCACGCCGAAGGGCGTTACCGATGAAGAGGCACACAAGCTCTTCCAAGGAATCTTTTCGGATGGCTTGAAAGCCTTGGCCTCTCACTATTCCGCCAAGCAATAGCGATTGTTTCAGGCGGGCTCATCAGGAGCCCGCCTGGATAAACAAGAGGCAGCGTAGCTGCCGTCACGAGACCATTTTGTCTCACAATCACGAATTCCTTTTGGAGATTAAAGACATGGCTAAGATACTGTGCGTTCTATACGACGATCCGGTTAACGGTTATCCGACCTCATATGCCCGGGATGCAGTTCCGGAGATCAAGGTTTACGAAGATGGCCAAAGAGCCCCTACTCCCAAAGCTATCGATTTCGTTCCCGGACATCTTTTGGGAAGCGTAACCGGAGGGTTGGGGCTAAGGAAATTCCTTGAGGATCAAGGTCACACGTTTGTCGTGACTTCAGATAAAGACGGCCCGGATTCCGTTTTTGAGCAGGAACTGCCAGATGCAGACATCGTTATCTCTCAGCCTTTCTGGCCCGCGTACCTGACTCCAGCACGCTTCGAAAAGGCGAAGAAGCTGAAGCTCGCACTTACTGCTGGTATCGGATCAGATCATGTCGATCTAGAATCCGCAATCAAGCATGGCGTGACTGTGGCCGAGGTCACAGGATCGAACAGCATCAGCGTAGCCGAACATGCGGTGATGATGATTCTTGCACTCGTTCGTAACTACCTTCCCGCCCATGAGTGGGTAGAGAAAGGCGGATGGAACATCGCCGACTGTGTCGAACGTTCCTATGATCTCGAGGGCATGCATGTGGGTACAGTTGCAGCCGGGAGGATTGGTCTTGCAGTTCTTCGTCGGCTCAAACCTTTTCAGACTCATCTGCATTACTACCAGCGTCATCGTCTTCCCGAAGCTGTGGAGAAGGAACTTGGTCTTACATTTCATCCTACGGTGGAAGACATGGCCGAGGTTTGCGACATCATCACCATCAACGCGCCGCTTCATCCCGGAACGCTCAATATGTTCAACGATGCGATGCTCGCGAAGATGAAACGGGGCGCATACATCGTGAACACTGCACGAGCAGAGATCTGCAGCCGCGATGGCATTGTGCGGAATCTTCAAAATGGTCATCTTGCGGGATATGCCGGAGATGTATGGTTCCCACAACCCGCCCCGAAAGATCATCCTTGGCGAACCATGCCTTATCAGGGCATGACACCGCATATGTCGGGAACGTCGTTGTCGGCTCAGGTACGATACGCCGCAGGCACAAGAGAAATTCTTGAATCCTGGTTCGAAAAGCGGCCTCTTCGAGAAGAGTATGTGATTGTTGATGGCGGCAAACTCGCAGGAACTGGAGCCAAGGCCTATACCGTCTAATCCATCGCTTCCTAATGGATTATGGGCAGGTATATGTCACTGCACGTAGAGATGTTGAACGGATGGTGCGCCGAGTACATACGTAGTGTGATTCGGTGCACCTACACCACGACCAGTTTCGCATAGTCGCCATGGAAGCAAGCGACGTTCTTCCTAGAATCATCCGGCAGACACTGAAATACAGCGAATCGCCGAACCCGCAAGCCTCGATGCCTACGCATCAAACTGCATGGAGAGGATCAGGTGGAATCTCCGAGGCATACGCGATTCCAGATTTCAATCTCAGCTCAACTTGAGTGCCTCCAGTTTCGACTGGCGTGACTCGAAGAGAACCTCCGATGTTCGCCGCGCGCTCTTGCATTCCGATCAAACCCCAGTGCCCGCGCCGCCCCTTGCCTTCGAGCATATCTTTGGAAATGCCGCAGCCATTATCTCGGCACACGAACAAGAAGTGCCGTGGAGCGAACTGGATGACACATTCAATGATTGTCGCTCCTGCATGCCGGGATGCGTTCGTGATTGCCTCACGAGCAATCATCTGAATGTCCTCATACACAACAGAGTGAATCGGCCTTGCCCCTCCCTCAATGGTCAAGCGAAACTTTGACTCACTTTCCGCGGTCGCTTCGTGGCCGAAACGAGCAAGGTCCGCTGCCAGGTCATCTCCCGGCTCGCTTTCCGATCTGAGAGCACCTACCTTATCGCGTCCTTCCTGCAATGAGTGTTCCGCACGAGACAGGCTATCCTCCATCATGCTTCTGAGATGATTTTCTGGCGCGATTGTGTCTGCGATTACTTGAAACCTGAGAACGAGCATCTGGAAGCCTTGAAGGAGCGTGTCGTGAAGTTCGCGCGCGATGCGATCGCGTTCCATCATGCGCTCGCTAAGTTTCGCTTCGATCCGCTCGTTTGATTGATGAAGACGTACCAGGAAAAGTATCCACAGCAACATGACAGAGACAACCAGCACAAGCAACCGAAACCATAAGGTTTGATAGAACAGCGGCAGGATCGAAAAATCGATAGAGGCGCTCGTTGGGCTCCAGATTCCGTCACTATTGCTAGCGATAACTACAAACTGATACTGACCAGGAGACAGGTTGTTGTAAGTCGCATCGCGAGAAGATACCGCATCATGCCAATAATCGTTCACGCCGTGGAGGATGTATCTGAATCGCACTCGCTCCGGCATAGAAAGGCTCATCGCTTCGTACGTAAAGCGCACAGTCGTGGTACCGGCGGCGAGCTTCACATTCCTGTCGTACGAGTAATTTTCAGTATTTGTGTGGACTCCCGTGACAAACACAGGAGGCTTAAATGTATTCACGTGCGGGCGATTGAAATCGGCCCATGCAATGCCACCGTCTGTTGCGATCCAGATTCTACCGTCGTTTGCCTCCAGAATCGTAGAGCTTCCCGAGGATTGGCCAGCACCAGGCAACCCATCCAAGGAATCAAACTTACGCGGTGCGACCACATGACCGGGATTGTTTAAGACTGCCTTGATGTCAGCCGAGGAAATTCTCAATAGGCCGTGTATCTCGTTGAGCCATAGCGATCCATCCGATGCTTCAACGATTCCATTGACTTGTCCAATCGGTGTCGCATCGGTTGCACGAATGTGGATAAACCGATCTCTCAACAGCAGTTCTAGTCCCACATCCCCACCGATCCAGACCAGACCTTTGTTCCCTTGAATGGTTCGAACGCGTCCCACATCGACGCCGTCCTCCGCGGTATAGACCTTAACTTTTCCTCGATCCAACGAGAGAACCCGGTTATCCCGATAGCCGAACCAGGAACGCAACTCGTTCTCATGAAAAGCCGCGCTTGGCGAAGTGCTGGGTAAGCCTGGAAATCCTTCCGTACCCGACCAAATGCCATTCTTGAAATGCATCAAGCCGACGTCTCCCATGCGTACCCACAATCCGCCGGTCTCATTCGCTGGGATCACTTGCCAGACAAAATCAATAGGCAACTGTTTCGGTTGCGGATAGAACGAAAAACGATCTCCCTCCTGTCTCCAGATACCTCCTTGCGCGCCCCACCAAACAATACCTTTTGAATCACGGCAAACGCTGGCAACTCGTGTCCTCGGCCCCTTAGCTTCAGCAGTCTCTATATGAAGTAGAGAGATCGCAGCCGATGCACTACTCCCTGCCCATATGCCGCCTTGCTGTGATGCCAGCAAAGTAAAGTCTTTCGCCGGAAAATTCATTTCCATCGGAGCAAAGGCGCTATATCGGAACCTATCCAAACCACGGAGTGTAGCGATCCAAATGCTGCCTTCCGGATCTTCAATTGCATTGGCGATAAAGTTGTCGCTCAAGCCGTCTTTCGAAGCGAACCATTCCACACCGGGAGCAGCTCCGTCACCGATGTCATGGCTACCGTCGTTGTGGAGTCGCTGCCTCACGACGCCTTTGCCTCCGGTTAAGCCCCAGATGCTTCCATCACGATCGAACAGAAAACTCGCGCTCACTCCGAGGTCGAGGGGTTGAAGACGACCCGAGCCGGTAGTGCCGAAAACAGTGCGAATGTGGCCGGACCAATCGGCCATCCACAGCTCTCCATCCGGCGATTGTCCAACCTGCGTCACTGTTCTGGATGGACCGACTTGATGGAACGACTGCTTCCCGCGAGGAAGAAAAATGAGGCCCTTATCGGTGGCACCCCATAAACCTCCGGATCGGTCGCAGAAGAGGCTCCAGATCCGTCGCCCAGACAGTACAGGATCGACATATTCCCTCCATGCGATCCCGTCAAAATAACGGACGTGGTCCAGGCTGGTGGCCCAGACTCGACCGTTAAGGTCCTCGGTAAAAGAGTGCAATTTGAGATCGGGAGCCTCGAAGAGTTGAACCTTACTCTCCTTTATGTACGCCGCACCGAAAGAAGAAAAGGATACCCACAGACCACCATCCCGAGTACCGAGCACGTTCAGGATGCTGGAGGAAGGAAAGGTCACGCCAGGAGGTGGTTTATAGGCCTCAAAGCGCAGACCGTTGAAACGAAAAAGACCCAGCTGACTTCCGAGCCACAGATAGCCATCGGTCGTTCTTGTGATGCCGGACATCTGTGAAGGAGCGCCATCTTTTGCGGTCCACGCGGTGTGGTAAAGCTGCTTTACGTTGCGATCGGACTCGAGAGAAAACGAGGGCCTACACGACATCATCAAAGCCCAAATAACTGCGACGAAGAGCGTTGCTCTTAGACAGTTCGGACTGAGTGACCTAGCCATTGCCTTTAATGATCACCGCATCGGTGAAGCATGTTAACACTCCCCCTAACAGTTCTCAACGGACGAATAGGAGGATGATTTTCTGTCCAACATCACATGAGAATTAACGGCGATCAGATTGTGAAAGGTCAACGAATCACACGTCGCCGACCGAAAAGGAGAGCGTCAATGGAGAACGCCCCAGGGCCCAAAATAGCGATAGCGATGTTCAGGATCAAGGTCGCCAGATGAACGAGCAGGTAGCTTGAATGCTCGGTTACGAAGGACCAAAGTGTGAGGCTCGCAGCGACGATTCCGATCACCGAGGTGAAGGTCCCAAGGCATATACCGACTCCAGCCACGATGGAAACCCCAAAGTCGGTAAATGAGTTTCCCGTGAGAGCAAAAGGAACTCCGTTTGAAAACAAGAGGATACAACTGGAAATTCTGACGAGCAGGCGCCCTACTGCTCCAGCGCCTCGGGGATAACGGTATAAAGTCTCCACGCTTGAATTATGGACACGAGAATTCGAGAGTGACACACTCTTTTGGGTGATGCCTTTCGGTTCTTGTTGTTCTACGTTTGGCCTGCCCGTTTCCATTCCGGCGTCAGTATGTCGAGCGAAGCAAAAATTCGCGTTCTATGCGTTGACGATCATCCACTCGTTCATGATGGGATCTCTTTTGCGCTCCAGCTTCGTGATGACATGGAGCTTGTAGGGTGTGCCTCCAGTGGAAAAGAAGCAATTGAGGCGTTTAGAAGACTTCGACCCGATGTAACTCTCATGGACTTGCAGATGAAGGGGATGAGTGGGCTCGATGCTCTAGAAGTTATTCGGAACGAATTTCCCAACGCCAGGATCGTGATATTGACCACTTATCGCGGAGACGTGCATGCCGCGCGCGCCATCTCCGGGGGCGCAGTTGGATACCTTCTTAAAAGCTCACTTCGCACCGAACTCGTGCGGACGATTAAAGAAGTGCATAAAGGTCTACGCCGAATCATTCCAGAAGTCTCCGAAATTCTAACGGAGCGATTTCAAGCTGATGATCTCACCCCGCGCGAAATCGAAATACTACGACTGGTTGCCAGCGGCAATTCCAACAGAGATGCCGGGCGACTGCTTTCAATATCCGAAGAGACTGTCAAAAGCCATATGAAAAACGTGATGGCGAAGCTATCCGCGAATGATCGCACTCACGCAGTTTTGATTGCTCTAAGCCGGGGCTTCCTCGAAATACCCTGAGCGCGGCGGCTTACGGCAGCCAATTCTGTTCTAAGTACGTCGTCCTGATCGAGCATCGCAACCTTCAAAGCAGTGAGTGCCAACGCTGGCGAATCCGCCGCCCGTTTCTCTCATCGCCGCTCAATGGTTATCTCACCCTTTAGGGTGTTGCGAATCCCCAAGAGTGAAACATACTGAACAACAACGATGCCATTTCGTTGAAGATGATCTCCCGATCCGATCAGCGAAATCGATTGGCCGCAAAGCAAATTGAGTTGCAGTGAGGGAACAATGACGACCTCCATTCCATACCAGACAAGAACCGTTCCGGAAACAGATCAAG
Coding sequences:
- a CDS encoding response regulator transcription factor, whose protein sequence is MSSEAKIRVLCVDDHPLVHDGISFALQLRDDMELVGCASSGKEAIEAFRRLRPDVTLMDLQMKGMSGLDALEVIRNEFPNARIVILTTYRGDVHAARAISGGAVGYLLKSSLRTELVRTIKEVHKGLRRIIPEVSEILTERFQADDLTPREIEILRLVASGNSNRDAGRLLSISEETVKSHMKNVMAKLSANDRTHAVLIALSRGFLEIP
- a CDS encoding aldo/keto reductase, which codes for MGIRNYLLNGPLGFGGAPLGNMYRNISDSEAEATVDAAWNAGTRYFDTAPFYGAGLSEIRLGKALSKYKRSEYILSSKVGRIISNELEEGVQTFGEKGDLFKYGRKNKISYDYTEKGAMKSIEDSLKRMGVDHLDFVWIHDIARDFHGDNWIAQFETAHRGAMVALSKLRDQKVIKAWGLGVNNVEPCELTIEMEQIHPDAFLLAGRYSILDHKQALQRLMPACAAKKVDIVVGGPYSSGVLAGGTHFEYLPASPEILAKVQKIKQLCDTFNIPIKAAALHFSLSHPASAAVIPGASKPERIAEDHAALNTVVPDDFWHNLRKEELVSPDAPLPIDGK
- a CDS encoding NAD-dependent formate dehydrogenase; the protein is MAKILCVLYDDPVNGYPTSYARDAVPEIKVYEDGQRAPTPKAIDFVPGHLLGSVTGGLGLRKFLEDQGHTFVVTSDKDGPDSVFEQELPDADIVISQPFWPAYLTPARFEKAKKLKLALTAGIGSDHVDLESAIKHGVTVAEVTGSNSISVAEHAVMMILALVRNYLPAHEWVEKGGWNIADCVERSYDLEGMHVGTVAAGRIGLAVLRRLKPFQTHLHYYQRHRLPEAVEKELGLTFHPTVEDMAEVCDIITINAPLHPGTLNMFNDAMLAKMKRGAYIVNTARAEICSRDGIVRNLQNGHLAGYAGDVWFPQPAPKDHPWRTMPYQGMTPHMSGTSLSAQVRYAAGTREILESWFEKRPLREEYVIVDGGKLAGTGAKAYTV
- a CDS encoding SRPBCC family protein, translated to MATAKATIDLKVPADEVWALIGGFDSLPDWLPYIPNSKVTDGGRVRHLNNPNGQTIVERLENYDLHARTYSYSIVQAPFPVTGYLATITVTPNDGDKGSRVEWSGHFTPKGVTDEEAHKLFQGIFSDGLKALASHYSAKQ
- a CDS encoding sensor histidine kinase; translated protein: MSGITRTTDGYLWLGSQLGLFRFNGLRFEAYKPPPGVTFPSSSILNVLGTRDGGLWVSFSSFGAAYIKESKVQLFEAPDLKLHSFTEDLNGRVWATSLDHVRYFDGIAWREYVDPVLSGRRIWSLFCDRSGGLWGATDKGLIFLPRGKQSFHQVGPSRTVTQVGQSPDGELWMADWSGHIRTVFGTTGSGRLQPLDLGVSASFLFDRDGSIWGLTGGKGVVRQRLHNDGSHDIGDGAAPGVEWFASKDGLSDNFIANAIEDPEGSIWIATLRGLDRFRYSAFAPMEMNFPAKDFTLLASQQGGIWAGSSASAAISLLHIETAEAKGPRTRVASVCRDSKGIVWWGAQGGIWRQEGDRFSFYPQPKQLPIDFVWQVIPANETGGLWVRMGDVGLMHFKNGIWSGTEGFPGLPSTSPSAAFHENELRSWFGYRDNRVLSLDRGKVKVYTAEDGVDVGRVRTIQGNKGLVWIGGDVGLELLLRDRFIHIRATDATPIGQVNGIVEASDGSLWLNEIHGLLRISSADIKAVLNNPGHVVAPRKFDSLDGLPGAGQSSGSSTILEANDGRIWIATDGGIAWADFNRPHVNTFKPPVFVTGVHTNTENYSYDRNVKLAAGTTTVRFTYEAMSLSMPERVRFRYILHGVNDYWHDAVSSRDATYNNLSPGQYQFVVIASNSDGIWSPTSASIDFSILPLFYQTLWFRLLVLVVSVMLLWILFLVRLHQSNERIEAKLSERMMERDRIARELHDTLLQGFQMLVLRFQVIADTIAPENHLRSMMEDSLSRAEHSLQEGRDKVGALRSESEPGDDLAADLARFGHEATAESESKFRLTIEGGARPIHSVVYEDIQMIAREAITNASRHAGATIIECVIQFAPRHFLFVCRDNGCGISKDMLEGKGRRGHWGLIGMQERAANIGGSLRVTPVETGGTQVELRLKSGIAYASEIPPDPLHAV